In Candidatus Dormiibacterota bacterium, the genomic stretch GCGCGAAGATTTCTTCGTCGGCAATCTCTATTTCAACCGCAAGAGCACCGGCGCGCTCGTCGGCGCGCATCCGTTCGGCGGGTTCAACATGTCCGGTACCGATAGTAAAGCCGGCGGACGCGATTACTTGCTGCTGTTCTTGCAAGCCAAGTCGATGTCGCGCAAACTCGGCTGATCGGGGTGAAGCAGCTGCGTTTGCTCGCCAAGGCGGACCGTCGCGTCCGCCTTGGTCATGCTTGGGTCTTTTCGAACGAAGTCGATATCGCCGCAACCCCGCTCGCGGCGTTCGAACCGGGCGAACTGGCCGAGCTCACCGACATGCGCCGCAATCCGATCGGCATCGTCTACGTCAATCCGCGCGCGCTGATATGCGCGCGCGTCATTTCGCGCGACGTTCGTGCGACCATCGACGCCCGCTGGTTTGCCGCGCGCATTCGCCGCGCGCTCGCACTTCGCGAGCATGTGTTTGCAGCGCCGTACTATCGCTTGCTCTACGGTGAATCCGACGGAACGCCGGGAATCGTCCTCGACCGGTACGGCGACGTCTGCGTCGCGCAACTGAATACGGCCGGAGCGCTGGCCCTGCGCGAGCCGTTTCTGCAAGCCCTCAACGACGTGTTGGCTCCGAGCGGGGTCTTGGTTCGGAACTCGGGCGCCATGGCCGAACTGGAGGGGATCCCGGCCTTGGATGACGCGATCGGCGAGGTTCCCGACCGCATCACCATCCGCGAAGGGGACATGGAGCTGGACGCCCCGCTGCGCGCGGGACAGAAGACCGGGTATTTCTTCGACCAGCGCGATAACCGGGC encodes the following:
- a CDS encoding class I SAM-dependent rRNA methyltransferase; its protein translation is MKQLRLLAKADRRVRLGHAWVFSNEVDIAATPLAAFEPGELAELTDMRRNPIGIVYVNPRALICARVISRDVRATIDARWFAARIRRALALREHVFAAPYYRLLYGESDGTPGIVLDRYGDVCVAQLNTAGALALREPFLQALNDVLAPSGVLVRNSGAMAELEGIPALDDAIGEVPDRITIREGDMELDAPLRAGQKTGYFFDQRDNRARLRRYVKPGDRVLDAFSYVGAWGVSAGLAGAGETVCIDASALAIEYATQNGDRNGTRIDGIAGDAVEEMERLAGEGRRFEVVVIDPPALIKRRKDQAAGEGRYARIHRAALGVLAQDGYLVSSSCSHHLAVERLTRVAYDAARQAGRRLQLLERHAHAPDHPIHPAMPETEYLKTLFLRA